In Fusarium falciforme chromosome 9, complete sequence, the following are encoded in one genomic region:
- a CDS encoding Proteasome subunit beta, translating into MEVLLGITGKDFTIIAASKAAMRGATILKASDDKTRALNKHTLLAFSGEAGDTVQFAEYIQRNAQLYSMRNESDLSPSGLAHFVRGELATSLRSRKPYNVNLLMGGVDPITGKPSLYWLDYLASLAEVPYAAHGYAQYYCLSILDKHHHPDITLGQGIKILTMCTDELKRRLPIDFKGMVVKAVKADGIVDIEFDDDKVVKSA; encoded by the exons AT GGAGGTACTGTTGGGAATCACTGGCAAGGACTTCACCATCATCGCAGCATCCAAGGCTGCGATGCGAGGCGCCACCATCCTCAAGGCATCCGACGACAAGACCAGAGCCCTCAACAAGCATACCCTCCTGGCATTCTCTGGAGAGGCCGGTGACACAG TCCAATTCGCCGAATACATCCAACGAAATGCCCAGCTCTACTCTATGCGCAACGAGTCCGACCTATCCCCCTCCGGCCTGGCGCACTTTGTTCGTGGAGAGCTCGCCACGAGTCTGCGATCCCGCAAGCCCTACAACGTCAACCTCCTCATGGGAGGTGTCGATCCCATCACCGGCAAGCCGTCGCTGTACTGGCTCGACTACCTAGCGTCGCTGGCCGAGGTTCCCTATGCGGCGCACGGATACGCACA ATACTACTGCCTTTCCATCCTGGACAAGCACCACCACCCCGATATCACGCTCGGCCAGGGCATCAAGATCCTGACCATGTGCACCGACGAGCTGAAGCGCCGATTACCAATTGACTTCAAGGGCATGGTGGTCAAGGCGGTCAAGGCGGACGGGATTGTTGACATAGAgtttgacgacgacaaggtgGTGAAGAGCGCCTGA
- a CDS encoding ULP-PROTEASE domain-containing protein: MNSRLRALNGQQGPVSTMSCNGPTTRKNSRIAPPPDDRSSKRQKRADERASTGLTSNYFATQKRPIEDVEDDSPGTSTPQIHDLTRDGSQPDTIDVLSVASTSKNTSTAVDISEYRHVQSRNSMKKPRQRRSRAGRRLTPSPTDVDDAHAVQHRNLPPQHRHSSANIDELEVWSQDNPPPSNIVSDIVAQPKRRAGDYAPPVTKRFKIADDFADELSEPNKRNNLPAGKKPTNFSSLVSQSPNRSRQRGDIHRTAFQPLRPVSRGREAVKMPEYPDLTVIGAASGRYRFYAEKPDQQVKLHLGDYFAKVVDEGKGTVEHAPWLEIRKKSVKSIEHAATNSCFIHITRSMTAESPGTLVMQLASKNDALCLHNWLYGCCKQDESDDATLGLKFKTVFQKAKDFEAQGHKQPKIRSPAAARLAAVMEQTSGEYSEIRDPFKGEPVTQRPVKLKDQMKGVPEPAKDAKTEAQELEEAPVVTRSQRPETRRTRRSSPVPLIRDKTPDRWSMQNPGWDKDWHRSLVYPPTGKNRATVDRDDIPRLDEGEFLNDNLISFYLRYLQIQLEKERPEVLDKVYIFNTFFFEKLRSNRAKINYDGVKAWTARIDLLSYDYIVVPVNENAHWYLAIIYNAPRLLPQPEKKTPSSEREAIVVEDNDPTRSPKLSPVERTLATISLDEEVSKPNNDQTTNGVSDTASDVAPVKNAEAPSKTSKRKSSGGTQKFSIDEPRIITLDSLGSAHSPTCKCLRDYLVEEAKHKKGVEITTPPGGMTARNIPEQDNYCDCGVFVLGYMEHFLQDPDEAVRKLLQKEQTNWNIRPSQIRKKVRNLLFTLQQEQHERLEKEKQQKKQLKAAKAGLSSSQAVPSSPQVPPKSPRTPRVNQGVKSPMPNGVKTPVANDTKKTNETSAYFQVMPSEEPTQPETPSRGKPQLMQSLEDNGVTDVKTSSSNEVFHSAPCSPINSASKMPIKSADEVKSPPEQKAAAKKSTPPPFVQTLANSPSQPPGTSSTMRRNSSPVVVTVSSDVPSAKSTSRVHVIDLEPTIMASIEVDKPSEGGPQYDGVDRSIDLTS, translated from the exons ATGAATTCACGATTG AGGGCACTCAATGGCCAGCAGGGGCCGGTGAGCACCATGAGCTGTAATGGCCCGACGACCAGAAAGAATTCGCGAATAGCACCGCCACCGGACGATCGATCTTCGAAGCGCCAGAAGCGTGCAGACGAGCGGGCATCGACCGGCCTCACATCAAACTACTTTGCGACACAAAAACGACCCATTGAAGACGTCGAAGACGATTCGCCCGGCACATCAACACCTCAGATTCACGACTTGACGAGAGATGGCTCCCAGCCAGACACGATAGACGTCTTGAGCGTCGCGAGCACCAGCAAAAACACATCCACTGCGGTCGATATCTCAGAGTACCGCCATGTACAATCACGAAATTCTATGAAGAAGCCCCGGCAAAGACGGTCGCGAGCAGGCAGGAGACTGACTCCCAGCCCTACGGATGTCGATGACGCCCACGCCGTCCAACACCGcaatcttcctcctcaacatcgGCATTCCAGCGCCAACATCGACGAGCTGGAAGTTTGGTCACAGGACAATCCACCTCCTTCCAACATCGTCTCCGATATTGTTGCTCAGCCGAAAAGACGAGCAGGGGACTATGCGCCGCCAGTTACCAAGCGCTTCAAGATAGCCGATGACTTTGCGGATGAGCTTTCAGAGCCAAACAAACGTAACAACCTACCCGCTGGAAAGAAACCGACCAACTTTTCGTCATTGGTGTCCCAATCTCCAAACCGATCCAGGCAGCGAGGAGATATCCATCGCACGGCTTTCCAACCATTACGGCCTGTGTCACGGGGACGAGAGGCAGTGAAGATGCCGGAGTACCCTGACCTGACCGTAATTGGGGCTGCTAGTGGACGATACCGTTTCTATGCAGAGAAGCCCGACCAGCAAGTGAAGCTTCACCTTGGAGACTACTTTGCTAAGGTCGTTGACGAGGGTAAGGGGACGGTAGAACATGCTCCCTGGCTTGAAATCAGGAAAAAATCAGTCAAATCTATCGAACACGCCGCTACAAACAGTTGCTTTATCCACATCACCCGCTCGATGACAGCAGAAAGCCCCGGCACCCTAGTAATGCAGCTTGCAAGCAAGAACGATGCTCTTTGCCTTCATAACTGGTTATACGGGTGCTGCAAACAAGACGAGAGTGATGA CGCAACCCTCGGACTCAAGTTCAAAACCGTTTTCCAAAAGGCCAAGGACTTCGAGGCACAGGGGCACAAACAACCAAAAATTCGTAGTCCTGCTGCAGCTCGGCTTGCGGCTGTTATGGAACAGACCTCAGGCGAGTACTCAGAGATAAGAGATCCCTTCAAGGGTGAACCCGTCACTCAAAGGCCCGTTAAACTCAAGGATCAGATGAAGGGCGTCCCTGAGCCAGCAAAGGACGCAAAGACGGAAGCACAAGAGTTGGAAGAGGCCCCTGTGGTCACTCGGAGCCAACGACCCGAGACCCGACGGACAAGAAGATCGTCTCCAGTTCCGCTGATCCGTGACAAAACCCCTGATCGTTGGAGTATGCAGAATCCAGGTTGGGACAAGGACTGGCATAGGTCCTTGGTATACCCCCCAACTGGCAAAAACCGGGCCACTGTCGACAGAGATGACATCCCGAGACTTGACGAAGGCGAGTTCCTCAACGACAACCTCATCAGCTTCTACCTCCGCTACCTCCAGATTCAGCTGGAAAAGGAGCGCCCTGAGGTGTTGGACAAGGTCTACATCTTCAACACATTCTTCTTCGAGAAGCTGAGGTCGAATCGTGCCAAGATCAACTATGACGGCGTCAAGGCCTGGACTGCGAGAATCGATCTCCTCTCCTACGACTACATTGTCGTCCCTGTCAACGAGAACGCTCACTGGTATCTTGCCATCATTTACAACGCTCCCCGACTGCTACCTCAACCGGAAAAGAAAACCCCATCAAGCGAGCGCGAGGCGATTGTCGTTGAGGATAATGATCCAACGAGATCCCCAAAGCTCTCGCCCGTCGAGCGAACTCTTGCCACAATCTCTCTCGATGAGGAGGTTTCCAAGCCGAACAACGATCAGACGACCAACGGCGTCAGCGATACTGCCTCGGATGTCGCGCCAGTTAAGAATGCCGAGGCTCCCAGCAAGACAAGCAAGCGGAAGTCGAGCGGCGGGACCCAAAAGTTCAGCATCGACGAGCCCAGGATCATCACCCTTGATTCTCTCGGTTCCGCGCACTCACCAACTTGCAAGTGCCTCCGGGATtaccttgtcgaggaggctaAGCACAAGAAGGGCGTCGAGATCACAACCCCCCCAGGTGGCATGACGGCTCGAAACATCCCCGAGCAGGACAACTACTGTGACTGTGGAGTCTTTGTCTTGGGATATATGGAACATTTCCTCCAAGACCCGGATGAAGCTGTCCGCAAGTTGCTCCAGAAAGAACAGACGAACTGGAATATCCGACCTTCACAAATTCGAAAAAAGGTCCGAAACCTCCTCTTCACATTGCAACAGGAGCAGCATGAACGTTTAGAaaaggagaagcagcagaagaagcagctcaaggcggCAAAGGCAGGCCTTTCGTCTTCTCAGGCGGTGCCATCTTCCCCCCAAGTGCCACCAAAAAGCCCAAGGACACCAAGAGTCAACCAGGGTGTGAAGAGTCCGATGCCAAATGGCGTCAAGACCCCGGTGGCCAACGATACCAAGAAGACGAACGAGACCTCGGCATACTTTCAGGTGATGCCCTCTGAGGAGCCCACACAGCCTGAGACACCAAGCAGAGGCAAGCCACAGCTCATGCAGTCTCTGGAAGATAACGGCGTTACCGACGTTAAGACCTCAAGTTCCAACGAAGTCTTTCATTCAGCGCCTTGTTCACCAATCAACAGTGCATCTAAGATGCCTATTAAGTCTGCCGACGAGGTGAAGTCCCCTCCTGAGCAGAAAGCAGCGGCAAAGAAGTCAACGCCGCCCCCATTTGTACAGACACTGGCCAATtcgccttctcagcctcctgGCACTTcttcgacgatgaggagaaaCAGTTCACCCGTGGTTGTTACCGTCTCGAGCGACGTTCCTTCAGCAAAGTCAACCAGCAGGGTTCATGTCATTGACCTAGAACCGACTATCATGGCAAGCATTGAAGTCGACAAGCCCTCTGAAGGGGGGCCACAGTATGATGGAGTTGATCGATCCATTGATCTCACCAGTTAA
- a CDS encoding Signal peptidase subunit 3 has product MYNSLTRVQNSFGFFTTVAFVVAAFIAASDLLAPRIPSTGLIAPTNVQVVKGRPHYYSSKKEEYAIIKFSLEADFSSLFTWNTKQVFVYVTAEWPGPGNATNEAVIWDSIITNPSADHLKNIGPVAMKKLKRSAEGKSIDPSRGILKLRNQKPKYQITHPSGKVAEKDNVELKVHYNVQPWVGLLTWDQGQDIGLWKKLAGGVSEKFQLPALKTKKKSA; this is encoded by the exons ATGTATAACTCTCTCACCCGTGTTCAAAACTCGTTTGGCTTCTTCACCACCGTCGCATTCGTCGTCGCAGCCTTCATCGCCGCCTCCGATCTCCTTGCGCCGCGCATCCCTTCCACAGGCCTCATCGCCCCCACAAACGTCCAGGT TGTCAAGGGTCGTCCGCACTACTACagctccaagaaggaggagtacgccatcatcaagttcTCCCTCGAAGCCGACTTTTCGTCCCTCTTCACATGGAACACTAAGCAAGTCTTCGTCTACGTCACCGCCGAGTGGCCCGGCCCTGGCAATGCCACCAACGAGGCTGTCATCTGGgactccatcatcaccaacccgAGCGCCGACCACCTGAAGAATATTGGCCCTGTTGCCATGAAGAAGCTTAAGCGCAGCGCCGAGGGCAAGTCCATTGACCCCAGCCG TGGCATCCTCAAGCTGAGGAACCAGAAGCCCAAGTACCAGATCACCCACCCCAGCGGCAAGGTTGCTGAGAAGGACAACGTGGAGCTCAAGGTGCACTACAATGTTCAGCCCTGGGTCGGCCTCCTCACTTGGGACCAAGGCCAGGATATTGGCCTCTGGAAGAAGTTGGCTGGCGGCGTTAGTGAGAAGTTCCAGCTTCCCgccctcaagaccaagaagaagagcgccTAG
- a CDS encoding 5'-3' exoribonuclease 1, translating to MGVPKFFRWLSERYPAISQLIAENRIPEFDCLYLDMNGIIHNCTHKDAGEDVSFRLSEEEMFIRIFNYIEHLFGKIKPKQLFFMAIDGVAPRAKMNQQRARRFRTALDAEKAREKAIREGIELPKEEPFDSNCITPGTEFMAKLSQQLRYFVNKKVSEDTDWQGCEIVLSGHEVPGEGEHKIMEYIRNAKAQPTYNPNVRHCLYGLDADLIMLGLLSHDPHFCLLREEVTFGRDSKNKSKELEHQNFYLLHLCIVREYLEMEFQELQEEGALSFPFDLERVIDDFILMAFFVGNDFLPNLPGLHINEGALANMFRIYKTILPKGDGYINENGVINLERLQLLLGELSKTEIDNFENDVSDEKWFAAKQIEKDVGNKGASGRKPPKGGQIVITSAQRDLWKQKIRPYISKRSDEPLDLGTSLKAADRKFVQDLADSMHLQWSTKEDDEGHRHLIVSFPPKIDDDDEEEEEEGNLAAYRVMKTYDKALVVDMTPEDAEKHYEKLYQDKYQGWKTKYYLQKFEEWAPEKYDKELIALCENYVQGLQWVLYYYYRGIASWPWFYGYHYAPLISDVAKGVGADFNFQKGQPFKPYEQLMGVLPDRSKKIVPKVYHDLMTNPDSPIIDFYPRDFELDMNGKRMDWEAVVKIPFIDEKRLLAAMATKNDNLEPDEKARNGFGVPLKFTYSPDVNFVYPSPLPGVFPEVQNCRCIENIFDLPDMEGLDYLAGLTTGALLNVDALAGFPSLHTLPYTAQLLGGFGVNVFQQDSKNPSIIVTLTDTENRTKTETWKAKLGQRCFVGYPFLQEAKVMKVQDELFSYELADNGKDIVTKDHNNREAADWARESDFLENMHSKRFGIIIGQVECLIYVHMLKGLIRTEEGALIKEYAENPSLRSTYAAQTIVDEVVNEDERFIEKAALPIEEEFPQGTRAFFLGEYAYGRPLEVTAHTNNKAEIVVSMLKNKEPEFAKQIIHQAERNNPYTPSFAVAKQLGVHPLVLSKITSSYQVINSGGFKLNLGLNLKFEGRKQKVLGYSRKSHTGWEFSGLAIQLIANYMVTFPEFFAAIQREPQKSDVYETDLWKDPAVASQKVKEIAAWLKAQKTNQFERVPLEAEQLDSAVVQALATVGEQIHVASQEIDIKKLRGVPRSALLKPSDAEMVLGSQNFALGDRVTYVSAAGKVPIATRGTVVGISRTATALLLDVVWDTAFMSGTTLNERAPMFRGQTVAASAVLNTTDKQVVSTTSRSQQRRPVVTAPAGGYQNVGHPQYRDAPAPAPLRGGWRGALNGTPSRGRGNGARGGGPNLVHSTLVYRNGPPDGAHQGQDSNGHGHRGRGGAHSNGRGRGRGNLHGSPAPDAGEQKYGNVPPPASLDQPRGRGRGRGRGGRGRGGRGRGNGGAAGNATQG from the exons ATGGG TGTCCCCAAGTTCTTCAGATGGCTCTCTGAGCGCTATCCCGCAATCTCTCAACTCATCGCAGAGAACCGAATACCCGAGTTCGACTGCCTCTAC CTGGACATGAATGGTATCATTCATAACTGTACCCACAAGGATGCAGGTGAAGACGTATCCTTTCGCCTCAGTGAGGAGGAAATGTTCATCCGCATATTCAACTACATTGAACATCTGTTTGGCAAGATCAAACCCAAGCAACTCTTCTTCATGGCTATCGACGGTGTCGCACCGCGAGCCAAGATGAACCAGCAGCGTGCTCGTCGTTTCCGAACCGCTCTCGATGCCGAAAAGGCCCGTGAAAAGGCCATTCGCGAAGGCATCGAGTtgcccaaggaggagccCTTTGACAGCAACTGCATCACCCCTG GCACTGAATTCATGGCCAAGCTATCACAGCAGCTGCGATACTTTGTCAACAAGAAGGTATCTGAGGATACTGATTGGCAGGGTTGTGAGATTGTGCTTTCCGGCCACGAGGTCCCTGGTGAAGGAGAACACAAGATCATGGAGTACATCCGAAATGCCAAGGCTCAGCCCACCTACAACCCCAACGTGCGACATTGTCTTTACGGCCTTGATGCCGATCTGATCATGCTGGGTCTCCTCAGCCACGATCCCCATTTCTGCCTTCTTCGAGAGGAGGTGACATTTGGACGTGATTCGAAGAACAAGTCCAAGGAGCTTGAGCATCAGAACTTTTACTTGCTCCATCTTTGCATCGTTCGAGAGTATCTAGAGATGGAGTTCCAAGaacttcaagaagaaggcgctcTCAGCTTCCCATTCGACCTCGAAAGAGTCATTGACGACTTCATTCTTATGGCCTTTTTTGTCGGCAACGATTTTTTGCCTAACCTGCCCGGGCTACACATCAACGAGGGAGCATTGGCAAACATGTTCAGGATCTACAAGACCATCCTACCCAAGGGTGACGGATACATCAACGAGAATGGAGTCATCAACTTGGAGCGTCTACAGCTCCTGCTTGGCGAGCTGTCGAAAACCGAGATCGACAACTTCGAGAACGATGTTTCGGATGAAAAGTGGTTTGCCGCGAAACAGATAGAAAAGGACGTTGGAAACAAGGGTGCTTCTGGGCGCAAACCCCCCAAGGGGGGGCAGATTGTCATCACCTCTGCGCAACGGGATCTTTGGAAGCAAAAGATCCGGCCCTACATCTCTAAGCGCTCTGATGAGCCTCTGGATCTCGGCACCAGCCTTAAGGCTGCTGACCGTAAGTTCGTCCAGGATCTAGCAGACTCTATGCACCTCCAATGGTCTACcaaggaggacgacgagggccACCGCCATCTCATCGTGTCCTTCCCTCCCAAgattgacgatgacgacgaagaggaggaggaggaaggcaATTTGGCTGCCTACCGAGTGATGAAGACGTACGACAAGGCCCTGGTTGTTGACATGACCCCTGAGGATGCTGAAAAGCATTACGAGAAACTCTACCAAGACAAGTACCAAGGCTGGAAGACCAAGTATTACCTTCAGAAGTTTGAAGAGTGGGCTCCTGAAAAGTACGACAAGGAGCTTATCGCGCTGTGCGAGAACTACGTTCAAGGCCTGCAATGGGTCTTGTACTACTACTACCGTGGAATTGCCTCGTGGCCCTGGTTCTACGGATATCACTATGCGCCTCTCATCTCCG ATGTTGCCAAGGGTGTTGGCGCCGACTTCAATTTCCAGAAGGGTCAACCGTTTAAGCCGTACGAACAGCTTATGGGTGTCTTGCCAGACCGAAGCAAGAAGATTGTGCCCAAGGTCTACCATGACCTCATGACTAACCCTGACTCTCCCATCATCGACTTTTATCCTCGCGACTTTGAGCTGGACATGAACGGCAAGAGGATGGACTGGGAAGCTGTCGTCAAGATCCCCTTCATTGATGAGAAGCGCCTGTTGGCGGCTATGGCAACAAAGAATGATAACCTGGAGCCGGATGAGAAGGCTCGGAACGGTTTTGGTGTCCCCCTCAAGTTCACTTACTCACCTGACGTGAACTTTGTCTACCCATCGCCTCTCCCGGGCGTTTTCCCCGAGGTTCAGAACTGCCGGTGTATCGAAAACATCTTCGATCTTCCCGACATGGAGGGCCTCGATTACCTTGCCGGACTGACAACCGGCGCCTTGCTGAACGTTGATGCTCTTGCTGGCTTCCCCTCACTGCACACTCTTCCCTACACTGCCCAGCTTCTCGGAGGATTTGGTGTCAACGTTTTCCAACAGGACAGCAAGAACCCAAGTATCATTGTCACCTTGACTGATACGGAGAATCGCACCAAGACAGAAACCTGGAAGGCAAAGCTGGGCCAGCGTTGTTTCGTGGGCTATCCATTCCTCCAGGAAGCCAAGGTCATGAAGGTCCAAGACGAGCTCTTTAGCTATGAATTGGCCGACAATGGTAAAGACATTGTGACTAAGGATCACAACAACAGGGAAGCCGCCGACTGGGCCAGGGAGTCTGACTTTCTTGAGAACATGCACTCAAAGCGGTTCGGTATCATTATTGGACAAGTTGAATGCCTCATCTATGTCCACATGCTGAAGGGCCTCATCAGAACCGAGGAGGGTGCATTGATCAAGGAGTATGCTGAGAACCCAAGCCTCAGGAGCACCTACGCTGCGCAGACCATTGTTGACGAGGTTGTCAACGAAGACGAGCGCTTCATCGAGAAGGCAGCATTGCCTATCGAGGAAGAGTTCCCACAGGGCACCCGGGCGTTCTTCCTTGGCGAATATGCCTACGGCCGCCCTCTTGAGGTCACTGCTCATACCAACAACAAAGCAGAGATTGTGGTCTCGATGCTCAAGAATAAGGAGCCCGAGTTCGCAAAGCAGATCATCCACCAGGCGGAGCGCAACAACCCTTACACTCCTTCGTTCGCCGTCGCAAAGCAGCTGGGCGTTCATCCTCTTGTACTGAGCAAGATAACTTCGTCCTACCAGGTCATCAACTCTGGTGGGTTCAAGTTGAACCTTGGTCTGAACTTGAAATTTGAGGGCCGAAAGCAAAAGGTACTTGGTTACTCGAGAAAGTCCCATACCGGTTGGGAATTCAGCGGCCTGGCGATCCAGCTTATTGCCAACTACATGGTTACCTTCCCTGAATTCTTCGCGGCCATCCAGAGGGAGCCCCAAAAGAGCGACGTTTACGAAACAGACTTGTGGAAGGACCCCGCCGTTGCGTCTCAGAAGGTCAAGGAAATCGCTGCTTGGCTGAAGGCGCAAAAGACGAACCAGTTTGAGCGTGTTCCCCTGGAAGCCGAACAGCTTGACTCGGCGGTCGTCCAGGCTCTGGCCACCGTTGGAGAGCAGATTCATGTCGCTTCCCAGGAGATTGACATCAAGAAGCTGCGTGGCGTTCCTCGCTCGGCCCTCCTTAAGCCGTCCGACGCAGAGATGGTGCTTGGCAGCCAGAACTTTGCCCTGGGAGACCGAGTCACGTATGTTTCTGCTGCTGGAAAGGTGCCTATTGCCACCCGTGGAACAGTTGTCGGCATCAGCAGGACGGCCACGGCTCTTCTACTGGATGTCGTCTGGGACACGGCTTTCATGAGCGGAACTACGCTCAACGAGAGAGCTCCCATGTTCCGTGGCCAGACTGTTGCCGCCTCTGCTGTGCTGAACACGACGGACAAGCAGGTCGTCTCAACCACCAGCAGATCGCAACAGCGACGGCCCGTTGTCACGGCCCCGGCGGGCGGGTACCAGAATGTTGGCCACCCTCAGTACAGAGATGCGCCTGCTCCAGCGCCCCTGCGTGGTGGATGGCGAGGAGCCTTGAACGGTACTCCCTCGCGTGGCCGAGGCAACGGGGCTCGTGGAGGTGGCCCTAACCTCGTCCACAGCACTCTGGTTTACCGCAACGGTCCTCCGGATGGCGCACACCAGGGCCAGGACAGCAACGGACATGGCCATCGAGGTCGGGGCGGTGCCCATTCAAACGGGCGAGGTCGCGGACGCGGCAACCTGCATGGCTCACCCGCTCCCGATGCAGGAGAGCAAAAGTACGGCAACGTGCCGCCGCCTGCCAGCCTTGACCAACCACGAGGAAGGGGACGCGGTCGCGGGCGTGGCGGAAGAGGCCGCGGAGGACGTGGAAGAGGCAACGGAGGGGCTGCTGGTAACGCAACCCAGGGCTAG
- a CDS encoding Histone acetyltransferase type B subunit 2, translating to MAPAQSTERDVDIEMTHEEEDDQGERLINEEYKTWKKNSPFLYDMILGTALTWPTLTVQWFPDVKEPEGKNYRMHRLLLGTHTSDESPNFVQIADVQIPKAVTPNPSDYDDERGEIGGYGKSGNVAAIKCDIVQKIEHPGEVNKARFQPQNPDIIATLCVDGKILIFDRTKHPLQPTSLGKINAQIELVGHKAEGFGLNWNPHEAGRLASGSEDTTMCLWDLNTLKADSRILNPARKYTHHSQIVNDVQYHPISKNFIGSVSDDQTLQIVDVRHSETAKAAVVARNGHLDAVNALAFNPNSEVLVATASADKTIGIWDLRNVKEKVHTLEGHNDAVTSLAWHPTEAGILGSASYDRRIIFWDLSQVGEEQLPDDQDDGPPELLFMHGGHTNHLADFSWNPNEPWLVASAAEDNLLQIWKVAESIVGKDDGDLPVDELDR from the exons ATGGCGCCCGCTCAATCGACGGAGCGCGATGTGGACA TCGAGATGACacacgaggaggaagacgatcAGGGAGAGCGCCTGATTAACGAAG AGTACAAAACATGGAAGAAGAACAGCCCTTTCCTCTATGACATGATTCTTGG AACCGCCCTCACCTGGCCAACCCTGACAGTTCAGTGGTTCCCTGATGTCAAGGAACCTGAGGGCAAGAACTACCGAATGCAccgccttctcctcggcacTCACACTTCGGATGAGAGCCCCAACTTCGTCCAGATTGCTGATGTCCAGATCCCCAAGGCTGTGACACCTAACCCCAGCGACTATGACGATGAGCGTGGCGAGATTGGTGGCTACGGAAAGTCGGGCAATGTTGCCGCCATCAAGTGTGACATTGTCCAGAAGATCGAGCATCCTGGAGAGGTGAACAAGGCTCGCTTCCAACCCCAGAACCCCGACATCATTGCTACTCTCTGCGTTGATGGCAAGATTCTGATCTTTGACCGAACGAAACACCCTCTCCAGCCTACCTCTCTTGGCAAGATCAATGCTCAAATCGAGCTTGTTGGCCACAAGGCCGAGGGTTTTGGTCTCAACTGGAACCCCCATGAGGCTGGCCGCCTCGCCTCAGGTAGCGAGGATACTACCATGTGCCTTTG GGACCTCAACACCCTCAAGGCCGACTCCAGAATTCTGAACCCCGCCCGCAAGTACACTCATCACAGCCAGATTGTCAATGACGTCCAGTACCACCCCATCTCCAAGAACTTCATCGGTTCCGTTTCGGATGATCAGACGCTCCAGATCGTCGATGTCCGACACAGCGAGACCGCCAAGGCCGCTGTGGTGGCTCGCAACGGCCATCTGGATGCAGTCAACGCGCTGGCATTCAACCCTAACTCGGAGGTGCTCGTCGCTACCGCCTCGGCAGACAAGACGATCGGTATCTGGGATCTCCGAAAtgtcaaggagaaggttcACACTCTGGAGGGCCACAACGACGCTGTCACATCTCTGGCTTGGCATCCTACCGAGGCTGGTATCTTGGGAAGTGCCAGCTACGACCGGAGAATCATCTTCTGGGATCTCTCTCAAGTGGGCGAAGAGCAGCTTCCCGACGACCAAGACGATGGCCCCCCTGAATT GCTTTTCATGCACGGTGGCCACACGAACCATCTTGCCGACTTTAGCTGGAACCCTAATGAGCCGTGGCTCGTAGCAAGCGCTGCGGAGGACAATCTGCTGCAGATTTGGAAGGTTGCCGAGTCAATTGTTGGTAAAGACGACGGCGACCTGCCTGTCGATGAGCTCGACCGATAG